Proteins from a genomic interval of Mesobacillus sp. S13:
- a CDS encoding cytochrome ubiquinol oxidase subunit I, which translates to MDDILIARSLFGTTMGFHIINATIGVGLPLMILAAELLYQKTNDSDYAVMAKRWTKAFAVTLGVGIPTGTIAGVQLSLLWPGFMEVVGRVMALPFQIEIYAFFIEALFMSIYVYAADRISPWMRIASLTLVALGALASAVLITNVHAFQGTPRGFRVENGELVDINPWAAFWNPSFVVTGGHVVVTAYMTGAFIIATVAAYKMLRSDFGSRVYKFHQKALMASLIIGGIFSILTAVNGHSAAQYLHEYQPEKLAGAEGLFETQKYAPLAIGGFTDRETESVKWGIEIPWALSFLAGNSFDTEVKGLNDFPEEHWPPLFIHTLFNAMVGVGMLLITLSMIAFVWNKILKKDRFPKFLMWLFVATGPLAMLGIEFGWVFACTGRQPWVIYHVLSTEDAATTASNLGILFILFAGVYVLLGVMEIIVLRYFFRKNTVLDDLNRAQQKEIPLYGSNS; encoded by the coding sequence ATGGATGATATTTTGATTGCCCGCTCTCTATTTGGCACAACAATGGGTTTCCATATTATCAATGCCACCATCGGGGTTGGACTGCCATTGATGATTCTGGCAGCAGAACTTCTCTACCAGAAAACCAATGATAGTGATTATGCCGTTATGGCGAAACGATGGACAAAAGCGTTTGCGGTGACACTAGGCGTCGGCATCCCTACAGGAACGATTGCAGGAGTCCAGCTCTCCCTTTTATGGCCCGGGTTCATGGAGGTCGTCGGCAGAGTAATGGCGCTTCCATTCCAAATTGAGATTTATGCGTTTTTTATCGAGGCGTTATTCATGTCCATCTATGTTTACGCTGCTGACAGAATTTCTCCGTGGATGAGAATCGCCAGCCTAACCTTAGTGGCTCTCGGCGCACTTGCTTCAGCTGTGCTGATTACGAACGTTCACGCTTTCCAGGGTACACCAAGAGGGTTTCGTGTGGAAAACGGTGAATTGGTGGACATTAACCCCTGGGCTGCCTTTTGGAATCCAAGCTTTGTCGTAACAGGAGGACATGTTGTCGTCACGGCCTATATGACTGGCGCTTTTATTATTGCCACGGTTGCCGCCTATAAGATGCTGAGAAGTGACTTTGGCTCAAGGGTTTATAAGTTCCATCAGAAAGCATTAATGGCCAGTTTAATTATTGGGGGTATATTCTCCATCTTGACGGCAGTGAATGGCCATTCTGCCGCCCAATACCTTCACGAATACCAGCCTGAAAAACTGGCAGGTGCAGAAGGCCTTTTTGAAACACAGAAATATGCGCCTCTGGCAATTGGAGGTTTTACAGACAGGGAAACGGAATCGGTTAAATGGGGAATTGAGATTCCATGGGCATTAAGTTTTCTTGCAGGCAATTCATTTGATACCGAAGTAAAAGGACTGAATGACTTTCCAGAGGAACATTGGCCTCCACTGTTTATCCATACATTATTTAATGCGATGGTCGGTGTTGGCATGCTGTTGATCACCCTCTCTATGATTGCCTTCGTCTGGAATAAAATTTTAAAGAAAGATCGGTTCCCCAAATTCCTCATGTGGTTGTTTGTAGCTACAGGCCCGCTTGCCATGCTGGGTATTGAATTTGGCTGGGTGTTTGCCTGTACAGGCAGGCAGCCTTGGGTGATTTATCATGTACTATCAACGGAGGATGCTGCAACAACCGCCTCGAACTTGGGTATTTTATTTATCCTATTTGCCGGGGTTTACGTTTTACTGGGAGTGATGGAAATCATAGTGCTTCGTTACTTCTTCCGGAAAAATACAGTTTTAGATGATTTAAACAGGGCACAGCAAAAAGAAATCCCTTTGTATGGTTCCAACTCATGA
- a CDS encoding cytochrome d ubiquinol oxidase subunit II has product MTDALTAITVLWGFVFIYAVMATMDFGAGFWSMVYINKTKTKATNIANRYLSPTWEVTNTFIVALVVAVYSMFPKAAYTLGTVLLIPGSMILLLLSLRSAFLVFSNIAEDYRKVLTYISGISGILIPGLLISVLPITHGGFVEFSDGSQNLNLGKLFTSPNEYAFIGFAVSSTLFLSSLLLADYSKASDELRAYNVYRRDALIMGPISLVMAFAVMLTLRDEAAWIYNNMMDQLYILIISVILFLIGGLALVLPSIGNKSLRGIPRLAVIMITLQYLAASYVYGNAHLPYIVYPEVTIQSAFTDPNSFRAVFTTYIVGFLILFPGFIYFWSLFMQDKRYLRQKKTKEQT; this is encoded by the coding sequence TTGACTGACGCGCTAACCGCCATCACTGTACTCTGGGGCTTCGTCTTTATCTATGCTGTTATGGCAACAATGGACTTCGGTGCAGGGTTCTGGTCGATGGTTTATATCAATAAAACAAAAACAAAGGCAACGAATATTGCCAACCGCTATCTGTCTCCGACATGGGAAGTCACGAATACATTCATCGTGGCGCTAGTCGTCGCGGTTTATAGCATGTTCCCGAAAGCAGCATACACGTTAGGGACCGTCTTGCTGATTCCTGGCAGTATGATTTTGCTGTTATTATCTTTACGCAGTGCATTCCTTGTTTTTTCGAATATTGCGGAGGATTATCGAAAGGTACTCACTTATATTTCGGGGATTAGCGGAATTCTGATACCGGGATTACTGATAAGCGTACTTCCAATCACCCATGGCGGATTTGTCGAGTTTTCTGATGGCTCACAGAACTTGAACCTTGGCAAATTATTCACAAGTCCAAATGAATATGCCTTTATTGGTTTTGCAGTAAGCAGTACACTTTTCTTATCTTCACTGCTGCTTGCCGATTATTCAAAAGCTTCCGATGAACTTAGGGCTTACAATGTATATAGACGTGATGCCTTAATTATGGGGCCTATCTCGCTTGTCATGGCTTTTGCTGTCATGCTGACCTTGCGAGATGAGGCAGCCTGGATTTACAATAACATGATGGATCAACTCTATATCCTGATCATATCAGTTATTTTATTCCTGATTGGCGGCCTCGCGCTCGTCCTTCCGTCCATTGGCAATAAATCGCTCAGAGGGATTCCGCGGCTCGCAGTAATCATGATTACGCTGCAATACCTGGCAGCCAGTTATGTTTATGGAAATGCACATTTGCCTTATATCGTATATCCAGAAGTGACAATCCAGTCCGCTTTCACAGATCCGAATTCATTCCGGGCCGTCTTTACTACTTATATAGTGGGATTCCTGATCCTTTTTCCTGGATTCATCTATTTTTGGAGCTTGTTCATGCAGGATAAAAGATACTTACGGCAGAAAAAAACTAAGGAACAAACTTAA
- a CDS encoding DUF1540 domain-containing protein has protein sequence MAKDVLCEVNNCHYWKQGNMCTADKIYVVSHSGETADSQKETDCKTFEALS, from the coding sequence TTGGCAAAAGATGTATTGTGCGAAGTGAACAACTGTCATTATTGGAAGCAAGGCAACATGTGCACTGCTGATAAAATCTATGTAGTAAGTCATTCAGGCGAAACCGCTGACAGCCAAAAGGAAACAGACTGTAAGACATTTGAAGCGTTAAGTTAA
- a CDS encoding CPBP family intramembrane glutamic endopeptidase, which yields MKRLLLLLGPAFMIFIGLQVLESVIIAFLLFYSWLLAVPLLAGGVPWKRFKITSRAGLLGFGSGLLFFLFIYGGLHWLHIYFIDIDQLRNLLWEWGFSGQGEIWLVLILLMVNPILEEVYWRGFIYENLRKEGTAKFAILMTSAFYTLYHLLSVIPIFNGLYGLVAVIPVFIAGLIWGYMRERTGSITAAIIGHVLGDMGIIFVYWFIIR from the coding sequence ATGAAGAGACTTTTACTTTTGCTTGGGCCTGCGTTCATGATTTTCATTGGGCTGCAAGTGCTGGAGAGTGTAATTATTGCGTTTTTGCTTTTCTATAGCTGGCTTTTAGCAGTGCCTTTGCTTGCTGGAGGAGTTCCCTGGAAAAGATTCAAAATAACAAGCAGGGCTGGTTTGTTGGGTTTCGGGAGCGGGCTGCTGTTTTTCCTGTTCATATATGGAGGGTTGCACTGGCTGCATATCTATTTTATCGATATCGATCAGCTGCGGAATTTGTTATGGGAGTGGGGATTTTCTGGTCAAGGTGAGATCTGGCTTGTCCTGATTTTACTGATGGTTAATCCAATTTTGGAAGAAGTGTACTGGAGAGGGTTTATCTATGAAAACCTGAGAAAGGAAGGTACAGCTAAGTTTGCCATTTTGATGACTTCTGCTTTTTATACACTCTACCATTTGCTCTCCGTGATTCCTATTTTTAATGGCCTATACGGTTTGGTTGCAGTTATACCAGTCTTCATTGCAGGTTTAATATGGGGGTATATGAGAGAGAGAACGGGTTCCATCACAGCCGCAATAATCGGGCATGTATTGGGTGATATGGGCATCATCTTTGTGTATTGGTTTATTATCAGGTGA
- a CDS encoding alpha/beta fold hydrolase → MPYAKIDDSLSLYYQIKGDGLPVVFIHPFVMGHNVFKYQEALSHRYKTIFFDLAGHGRSSKGSKSASISGFASDLKKLLDEVGVEKAVLCGYSHGGLVAQEFALRYPERSAALILSGGFSKIDTLIPTLVIKLVQLMVKFGQVSLAAKWQAKFHKWESEDEKEIFELARRSDAQRSYEYIKSGLRYDSTSQLHKLYLPILLIYGSLEKPMHRYRIPFQKKAPQTQVVYIKSGTHQLPPRSHLEFNAIVDDFLKPLNDNKENQAGLG, encoded by the coding sequence ATGCCATATGCCAAAATCGATGACTCTCTCTCACTTTATTATCAAATAAAAGGTGATGGGCTGCCTGTTGTATTCATTCATCCTTTTGTGATGGGGCACAATGTTTTTAAGTATCAGGAGGCACTGTCACATCGTTATAAGACCATCTTCTTCGACCTGGCTGGGCATGGGCGAAGTTCGAAGGGAAGTAAATCTGCAAGCATTTCGGGTTTTGCAAGTGACCTAAAGAAATTGCTTGACGAGGTAGGTGTCGAGAAAGCAGTGCTCTGCGGCTATTCTCATGGCGGATTGGTTGCCCAGGAATTTGCACTGAGATATCCTGAACGCTCAGCAGCGTTAATCTTGTCTGGCGGGTTTTCAAAGATTGATACCCTTATCCCAACGCTTGTAATTAAGTTAGTGCAGCTGATGGTTAAATTCGGCCAAGTGTCTCTTGCTGCAAAATGGCAGGCAAAGTTTCATAAATGGGAATCTGAGGATGAAAAAGAAATCTTTGAGTTAGCCAGGCGATCAGATGCTCAGCGTTCGTATGAGTACATCAAATCTGGGCTTCGTTATGATTCCACCAGCCAGCTTCATAAGCTGTATTTGCCGATCCTTCTGATATACGGTTCACTGGAAAAGCCGATGCACCGCTACCGCATTCCTTTTCAAAAAAAAGCTCCGCAAACACAAGTGGTGTATATAAAGAGTGGCACCCATCAGCTGCCACCCAGGTCACATCTGGAATTCAATGCGATTGTCGACGATTTTTTAAAGCCTCTTAATGATAACAAAGAGAATCAAGCTGGACTGGGGTAG